From the genome of Vulpes lagopus strain Blue_001 chromosome 2, ASM1834538v1, whole genome shotgun sequence, one region includes:
- the ZFP36 gene encoding mRNA decay activator protein ZFP36, whose protein sequence is MDRATMDLTAIYKSLLSLSPDMPSDHGETESIPGWPPSGLWSPSSPERSRVGISGRLPGRSTSLVESPSCGWVPPPPGFAPLAPRSGPELSPSPTSPTATPTTSSRYKTELCRTFSESGRCRYGAKCQFAHGLGELRQASRHPKYKTELCHKFYLQGGCPYGSRCHFIHNPSEDLAAPSHPHVLRQSISFSGLPSGRRPSPPPAGLTGPSLSSCSFSPSSSPPPPPGDLPLSPSAFSAAPGTPVARRDPTAVCCPSCRRATPSSVWGPLGGLARSPSAQSLGSDPEEYASSGSSLGGSDSPVFEAGIFGPPQPPAAPRRLPIFNRISVSE, encoded by the exons ATGGATCGCGCCACCATGGACCTCACCGCCATCTACAAG AGCCTCCTGTCGCTGAGCCCTGACATGCCATCTGACCACGGAGAGACGGAGTCCATCCCAGGCTGGCCCCCCTCCGGGCTCTGGAGCCCCAGCTCACCCGAGAGGAGCCGGGTTGGGATCAGTGGCCGCCTGCCTGGCCGCTCCACCAGCCTGGTGGAGAGTCCAAGCTGTGGCTGGGTGCCACCACCCCCGGGTTTCGCACCCCTGGCTCCCCGCTCAGGCCCTGAACTGTCGCCTTCACCCACCTCACCTACTGCGACTCCCACCACCTCATCCCGGTACAAGACGGAGCTGTGTCGGACCTTCTCCGAGAGTGGGCGCTGCCGCTACGGGGCTAAGTGCCAGTTTGCCCACGGGCTGGGCGAGCTGCGCCAGGCCAGCCGCCACCCCAAGTACAAGACCGAACTCTGCCACAAGTTCTACCTCCAGGGCGGCTGCCCCTACGGCTCACGCTGCCACTTCATCCACAACCCCAGCGAAGATCTGGCTGCCCCCAGCCACCCTCATGTGCTGCGCCAGAGCATCAGCTTCTCCGGCCTGCCCTCCGGCCGCCGACCGTCACCACCACCAGCAGGCCTGACAGGCCCTTCCCTGtcttcctgctccttctctccctccagctccccaCCACCGCCACCTGGGGACCTTCCACTTTCACCCTCTGCGTTCTCTGCTGCCCCTGGGACCCCGGTGGCCCGAAGGGACCCCACCGCAGTCTGTTGCCCCTCCTGCCGAAGGGCTACCCCCAGTAGCGTctgggggcccttgggtggcCTGGCTCGGAGCCCCTCTGCACAGTCCCTGGGATCTGATCCTGAAGAATATGCCAGCAGCGGCAGCAGCCTAGGGGGATCCGACTCGCCTGTTTTCGAGGCTGGGATTTTTGGGCCACCCcagccacctgcagccccccgGCGACTCCCCATCTTCAACCGTATCTCTGTTTCTGAGTGA